A segment of the Collimonas fungivorans genome:
GCACCACCAGCACGCCCAGCACCAGCACGACCATAACGATGTCGCTATGTTTGCCGAAAAACCGTCGCAGCATTTCCATCACGCCTTCCCGCCGGCGGCAGCATGCTGCAAATCATGGCTGCGTTCAGTTTCGCGCGCCTGGCGCATTGCGAAAACCCAGACAATGATGCGCGCCACGTCCGCATACAGGGCTGGAGGCACCTGCTGGTCAACGCCGACTTCGTGAAATAGCTTGCGCGCCAAAGTGCGGTTCTGGACTACCGGGATGTTATTGCGCGCGGCAATTTTCCGCATGGCCGCAGCGATCAATCCCGCGCCTTTTGATACCATTTGCGGCGAAGTCATTTCACCGTGGGTATAACGCAGCGCCACGGCAAGATGGGTGGGATTCGTGATCAGAACGTCCGCACTGCCGGTTTTACCCAAGGCCAGGCTGCGCTTGAGCATCTCCGCCCGCAATTCGCGCAAACGGGCGCGAATGCGTGGATCGCCGTCGCGATGCTTGGACTCGTCGCGCAAATCGCGCCGGCTCATGCGCATTTTCTTGGAAAACTCATGCTTGGTGTAGAGCCAGTCGAATGCCGCAATAATTCCAAGCATCAGAATTATTTTCATTCCCATCGAGCTCATGTCGCCCAGCATGGCACGTATGTATCCCTGTGGCGAATAGCCCGCCAGGCTGTAAAACTGCGGGGCCAGGCTCTTCAGCGCACGGTAAACCACCCACACCAGCAGCGTCAGTTTCAGGCAGGCCCGGAGACCGTCGAACAGCGTACGCATGGAAAACAGGCGTTTGAAGCCATTGGCCGGATTAACCCGGTCCCAGTCCGGACCGAGCGGCTTGGTAGAAAACACCGGACCGATCTGAATCAGGTTGGCGACAATCGCCGCCAGCATGATTGCAGAAAAAAATGGCGCTAGCAGCATCAGGCTGTTGGTCAAACCATGCGAAATCAGCTGCCATAAAACCGCAGGACCGGCATCGATACGCCCAGCCAGATTGAACAAGGCCTGATCGAAACGAAACTGGTCGCGAAAATTTTCCCAGCCCTGCCAGTTGACATAAATTATCGCCACGGCAAACACAATGGCTGAAATGACATCCGGGCTTTTGGCGACCTGCCCTCGCTTGCGCGCTTCATTGAGCTTGTATTGAGTAGCGGCTTCATTACGATCCAGATCTTGTTCGGCCATTATTGAGCACCCCCAAACATCGCATTCCAGGTCTGGAAAATCGAAGCGTAGATACGCGAAGTCACGCTTCCCGCCCCCGTCATCCACAACGACAATGCGCTCAGGCCGACCACGATCTTGACCGGTATCCCCATCGCAAACATGTTCATCTGCGGTAAATTGCGCGCCAGCACGCCCAGGCCAAGCTCAACCAAGAAAATACAGAACACGACGGGCGCAACCAGCGCAAATCCCAGGCTGAACATGCCGGCCACCTGCTTGAATACAGGACCCGCTGCGCTCGCCAAAGGCCAGGTGCGCCCAGGCGGAAAGCGTTCCAGGCTGTAGGCGAACCCGCGCATTAGCGCGTGATGGCCGTCAAGTGCGAAGAACACCACGACCGCCAACTGATTGAAAGCACTGGTGAGGATGGGAAGCTGGCGCCTGCTGACCGGATCAAAGACCTGGGCAATACCGTAACCGATCTGCACGTCAAGCAGCGCACCACCCACGGAA
Coding sequences within it:
- a CDS encoding EscU/YscU/HrcU family type III secretion system export apparatus switch protein; protein product: MAEQDLDRNEAATQYKLNEARKRGQVAKSPDVISAIVFAVAIIYVNWQGWENFRDQFRFDQALFNLAGRIDAGPAVLWQLISHGLTNSLMLLAPFFSAIMLAAIVANLIQIGPVFSTKPLGPDWDRVNPANGFKRLFSMRTLFDGLRACLKLTLLVWVVYRALKSLAPQFYSLAGYSPQGYIRAMLGDMSSMGMKIILMLGIIAAFDWLYTKHEFSKKMRMSRRDLRDESKHRDGDPRIRARLRELRAEMLKRSLALGKTGSADVLITNPTHLAVALRYTHGEMTSPQMVSKGAGLIAAAMRKIAARNNIPVVQNRTLARKLFHEVGVDQQVPPALYADVARIIVWVFAMRQARETERSHDLQHAAAGGKA
- a CDS encoding flagellar biosynthetic protein FliR; the encoded protein is MGPQNALFVDMSWLLTVFLLSLRLAAVFLMTPVMYAFSMPAMVRVLLVISLSIALAVGFPDIRVSAELGVGELMQAAFTELILGATMALGVMLGFAAFSVGGALLDVQIGYGIAQVFDPVSRRQLPILTSAFNQLAVVVFFALDGHHALMRGFAYSLERFPPGRTWPLASAAGPVFKQVAGMFSLGFALVAPVVFCIFLVELGLGVLARNLPQMNMFAMGIPVKIVVGLSALSLWMTGAGSVTSRIYASIFQTWNAMFGGAQ